A stretch of Bradyrhizobium sp. CCBAU 53338 DNA encodes these proteins:
- a CDS encoding amidohydrolase: MTPELHEKLTAWRQHLHAHPELSLQEKATAAFVQERLTELGIPFEAGIGGHGVVATLTRGSAEGRIGLRADMDALPITEDTGLAYASKTRGVMHACGHDGHTVSLLGAAALLAADTSWSGTVDFIFQPAEEGFGGSRAMVAAGLFERFPMDRVFGFHNWPGLEAGTIAVHDGAVMASGGRVTITIEGHAGHAGMPHLTRDPVMAAGHLIVAMQGIVSRSVDPLDTAVLSLSTIEGGTAPNQIAGKVTIRGTLRHHRNEVKDIILARIGEICAGIATSFDVKVTPDIVMGVGVTINSPEEAGLARMAADKVRAKVRRDLAPSMAGEDFAFYLQKRPGAFVWIGNGPLRDGAELHGPRYDFNDAILPVASGWMAEVAKTALSAN, from the coding sequence TTGACCCCCGAACTGCACGAGAAACTGACTGCGTGGCGCCAGCATCTGCATGCCCACCCCGAGCTGTCCCTGCAGGAGAAGGCCACCGCCGCCTTCGTGCAGGAGCGGCTGACCGAGCTCGGGATTCCCTTCGAAGCCGGCATCGGCGGGCACGGGGTGGTCGCGACGCTGACGCGCGGATCTGCCGAGGGGCGCATCGGCCTGCGCGCCGACATGGACGCGCTGCCGATCACGGAGGATACGGGCCTCGCCTACGCCTCGAAAACTCGAGGCGTGATGCACGCCTGCGGACATGACGGGCATACGGTTTCGCTGCTCGGCGCCGCCGCGCTGCTGGCGGCGGACACGAGCTGGAGCGGCACCGTCGATTTCATCTTCCAGCCGGCCGAGGAAGGTTTTGGCGGCTCGCGCGCGATGGTCGCGGCCGGGCTGTTCGAGCGCTTCCCGATGGACCGGGTGTTCGGATTCCACAACTGGCCGGGCCTCGAGGCCGGCACCATCGCGGTCCATGATGGGGCGGTCATGGCCTCCGGCGGACGCGTCACCATCACCATCGAGGGCCATGCGGGCCACGCCGGCATGCCGCATCTGACCCGCGATCCCGTGATGGCGGCCGGCCACCTGATCGTGGCGATGCAAGGAATCGTGTCGCGCAGCGTCGATCCGCTCGACACCGCGGTGCTCTCGCTGTCGACGATCGAGGGCGGCACCGCGCCCAACCAGATCGCCGGCAAGGTCACAATCCGCGGCACGCTGCGGCATCACCGCAACGAGGTGAAGGACATCATCCTCGCGCGGATCGGCGAGATCTGCGCCGGCATCGCCACGAGCTTCGACGTCAAGGTCACTCCCGACATCGTCATGGGCGTCGGCGTGACCATCAACTCGCCGGAGGAAGCCGGCCTCGCGCGCATGGCCGCGGACAAGGTGCGGGCAAAAGTGCGGCGCGACCTCGCGCCCAGCATGGCCGGCGAGGATTTCGCCTTCTATCTCCAGAAGCGCCCCGGGGCGTTCGTGTGGATCGGCAACGGACCCCTGCGCGATGGCGCCGAGCTGCACGGCCCGCGCTACGATTTCAACGACGCGATCCTGCCGGTGGCATCGGGCTGGATGGCCGAAGTCGCCAAGACGGCGCTGTCGGCGAACTAG
- a CDS encoding caspase family protein yields the protein MNRREFVSGLTAAIAFAGVASTAEAAEGKRVALVIGNGAYGNVPALLNPPNDASDIAAALKRLGFTVSLATNANFDEMRRSLIALGRDAAGADMAAVYFAGHGMEINGENWLIPVDADLKRDTDAANEAINLQSVMQQVSNTTSLGLVILDACRNNPFAAKMNRSIATRAAPVSGLGRIEPVGNVLVAYAARDGTTALDGDARNSPFAAALLRNIEAPGVEVTFMFRNVRDDVMEATRNEQQPFVYGSLSRKAIYLAGRPAAGGEQALPAAVSPAPPRTPTIDPALVGTWEIMVPSGRGQSRWIWQIMGDGTYKFHAEPQRSAHPHEGTITAANGRWTLHAIRGLAGYSDAGVYEIHDALAVITGKLGTGAWKRSAE from the coding sequence ATGAACCGGCGCGAATTCGTTTCGGGGTTGACGGCGGCAATTGCGTTCGCGGGTGTGGCCTCGACGGCTGAAGCCGCGGAAGGCAAGCGGGTCGCACTCGTCATCGGCAACGGCGCCTACGGGAACGTGCCCGCGCTGCTCAATCCGCCGAACGATGCGAGCGATATCGCCGCGGCGCTGAAACGGCTTGGCTTCACGGTCTCCCTGGCGACCAATGCAAACTTCGATGAGATGCGCCGCAGCCTGATCGCCTTGGGGCGCGACGCCGCCGGCGCCGACATGGCGGCGGTGTATTTCGCCGGCCACGGCATGGAGATCAACGGCGAGAACTGGCTGATCCCTGTTGACGCGGACCTGAAGCGGGACACCGACGCGGCGAACGAAGCCATCAATTTGCAAAGCGTGATGCAGCAGGTATCCAACACCACGAGCCTCGGCCTCGTCATCCTGGACGCCTGCCGCAACAATCCCTTTGCCGCCAAGATGAACAGGTCGATCGCCACGCGCGCGGCCCCCGTGAGCGGGCTCGGCCGCATCGAGCCTGTCGGCAACGTTCTCGTCGCCTATGCCGCACGCGACGGCACGACCGCGCTCGACGGCGACGCGCGCAACAGCCCGTTTGCAGCAGCACTCCTGCGCAACATCGAAGCACCCGGTGTCGAGGTCACCTTCATGTTCCGCAATGTCCGCGACGACGTGATGGAGGCGACGCGCAACGAGCAGCAGCCCTTCGTCTACGGTTCGCTGTCGCGCAAGGCGATCTACCTCGCGGGCCGGCCGGCGGCTGGTGGTGAGCAAGCACTTCCGGCTGCTGTCTCCCCTGCTCCGCCGCGGACGCCGACGATCGATCCCGCGCTGGTCGGCACCTGGGAGATCATGGTGCCGAGCGGCCGCGGCCAGTCGCGCTGGATCTGGCAGATCATGGGCGACGGCACCTACAAATTCCACGCCGAGCCGCAGCGCTCGGCGCATCCGCACGAAGGCACGATCACTGCCGCGAACGGCCGCTGGACCCTGCACGCCATCAGGGGCCTGGCAGGCTATAGCGACGCCGGCGTCTACGAAATCCACGATGCACTGGCTGTGATCACCGGCAAGCTCGGCACCGGCGCCTGGAAGCGCAGCGCCGAGTAG